The genomic window TTGCCAGATGCCAGTAGTTCTCCCGTATAAAGCACCATGGCCAGCAAAGCCTCTTGCTTGCTTCCCTCGAGGCTGTGGGCGATCATCATAATCTCGGGCCCGTAAAACGATTTCAATCTCTCGATCAGCAGTCAAATTGCCCAGATCCACTTTGCATGAAAAAGGTGTGAATCCCCCACGATGTCGAGCCACTTCCTCACCATTGACCCAAACAGTAGACTCATAATCCACAGCCTGAAAGTGAACCAGGACTTGGTCTGTCTTCCATTCTGTTGGAACCTTGACACGCTTCCGATACCAGACACAGATCAAGTGATCTTTATTCTCAATCCCAGACAGTTTGGATTCAGGGCAAAAGGGGACCTGAATTGTTTGGGCCAATGATCTGGTCAGCAGTCCACGTTGGAGTCCGCTGTCGCCTTGATCCACTCCAAATTCCCAAGGACCATTCAGGCAGAGCCAGTCCTTGCGCTGCATTTGTGGGCGTGGATACTCGTTGCGGAGAATGTTGCTCATGTTTAACCTTGGTAGCGATAGCGAAGGACGTTGAAAGACAAAAGTGGGAGTGAAACAGTTGATTGGGTTTGATTTACCTTGGGTGGTTCCAGCAACTGGGGAACCACACGATCAGGTTGCTGCGCGGTATTTGTCAGGTAGCGATCTGGGCCTGTTAAACAGATATGTTCCAATCCACTGAGCTCAGAGAAATTTTCCAGTGAGATTTCCGCATGCAGTGCCTGGTCTGGGTGCTTGTTAACACAGAAGACGGAGATTTCCTGCAGCTCTTCATTGAGAACCACCGAAGTGTCCAGATAGGAGGCCTGGTCACGAATCGTACAATCATATGTTGGTGAAGCAACCTGAGCTTGAAGCGCAGTGCCCCGACCATATTTGGAAGCCAAGTAATATGGATAGAAGATAGTTTGTTTCCAGACAGCGCCGCCCTTTTCAGTAGAAATAGGAGCAATGACATTGACGAGCTGGGCCATGCAAGCAATTTTGACAATGTCTGCATTACGGATAAAGGAGTTGATCACCGTGCCCACAAGTAGGGCATCCTCCAGATTATAGGGGTCTTCAAACAGGTGTGGAGCTTCAGGCCAGTTCCAGGCCTTTAGGAGTTCGTGGTCCCTCTTGTTAGTGTGATACCATGGGTTCCATTCGTCAAAGCAGATGTAGACATCATTCTTTGCTCGTTTCTTGGCCTTGATGTACCGGATGACGCTGCGGACAGTGCTGATGTATTCATCCAGTTCATAGTGGCTAGCAAGATAACTTAGAGTGTCCTTGGGATAGTTATTCCAGTACTTGTGCAGCGAGATGTAGTCAACGGATTCATAGCTTTGATCAAGCACCTCTGCTTCCCATTCAGGATAGGTCGCCATCTTGTCATTGGAACTGCCACAGACGATGAGTTCCAAGTCTTCATCAAATTTCAGATAGGTCTTGGCAGTCTCGTTTGCCAAACGGCCATATTCGTAGGCTGTTTTGTGCCCTACCTGCCAGGGACCATCCATCTCGTTGCCCAAACACCACATCCGAATATTGAATGGTTCTGGATAGCCGTGTTGTTTACGCAAGTCTCCCCAAGCAGCGCCAGAATTGTCATTGCAGTACTCCAGTAGATTGCGAGCGTCTTCAATCCCTCTCGATCCAAGATTGATCGCCATCATATAGGCGGTGTTGGCCTGTTGACACCAGTCATGAAATTCAGCGATGCCAAACTGGTTGGTCTCGATTGTTCTCCAAGCTAGATCCAGGCGCTTGGGTCTCAATTCACGGGGACCAACGCTGTCTTCCCATTTGAAGGCAGAAACGTAGTTCCCTCCAGGATAGCGAATGACAGGAACCTGTAGGTCTCGAATAATGTCCAGAACATCTGTTCGAAAACCTTGCTCATTGCTGGAAGGGTGACCTGGTTCATAAATTCCTTCGTAAATCGCCCGGCCGAGGTGCTCCAGAAATGAGCCGTAAATACGATTATCGATTGGAGCAATCTGGAATTTTGCATTCGTGGTGATGGATGCTTTCATAGTTGGTAATCACTCTGGGAAATGAGAAACACAGTCAAAGCCTGAAAAGAAGAGGGCGTATTTGCACGAGAAATTAATCTGACAACAGATAAATTAGTCGATTGTACTTCGATCAAACTTTATCAAGAGATTGGGGGCCATAAAATTTGTTCTGGCAGAGCCATTGCCTCAGGCTGCGTGATTCTCAAGAGAACTTATCCCTTGATTCCAGAGGTCATCATCAAGGCGTTGGTCACTTTCTTTTGGAAGACCAAGTAGGCTGCAGCGACGGGGAAACCTGCCAGAACAGCTAGAGCCATTTCTCTTGCGTAGCGGACTCCAAAAGCGTCTTGTACGCTGGAGATCGCAATTGTCACAGTAAATTTTTCTTCCTGGGTAGTCATGATGAAAGGCCACCAGAATTGATTCCATGCTCCGATGTAGGTCACAATCGCCAGAGCAGCAGTGATTCCAAAACTCATTGGGAAATATAGGTTCAGCAGTAGATTGTGTTCTTTCGCGCCATCAAGAATAGCAGCCTCTCGTAATTCTCTGGGAACTGCGTCAAAGAATTGTTTAAAGACTACCACACAAACTGGTGAGATGATTTGTGGCAAGATGATGCCAGCCCAGGTGTTGATTAGGTTGAAATCTGCGATGAGAACGAACAAGGCAATGACCAGAGCAGTCGTAGGCACCATGATACTGGCGAGTACCATCCACCAGAGGACGCGCTTTCCTGGGAAGTTTAATTGAGATAGTGCATAGCCGCACATCATGCTGATGATGATCACCAACAACGTAATCAGGATGGAGGTGCCTAGAGAATTGATGTACCAAGTGAGGATATTGCTTTCCTTGAAGACTCGCACATATTCAATGAGAGTCATGCTAGTTGGAACAATTTCTGTGTTTTTTGATGTGACGTCTACTTCGTGTTTGATAGAGGTGGCGATAGCCCAATAAACTGGAAATATCCAAGTGATCGCAAAGATTGCAGTAAGCAGGGAAAGAAGAATATTTGGGATGCGCTGACTCATATAAACCTCTTAGTCTTCCTGCTTTTTAAGGACCTGATACTGAAGTATCGAAGTCATCAGGATGATACCGAAAAGTACAAGAGAGATTGCAGCTGCGTACCCACCATCGTTGTTTTGGAAGGCCTTGTTGTAAACCAATTGGAGAACGACCAGGGTCGAATTGAAGGGCCCTCCTCCTGTAAGCAGATACATTTGATCGAAGATCTTCATCTGAAAGATCAACTGTAGAGTCAGTACCAAGGCAGTAACGGGCCAGATCAGTGGCCAGGTGATGTAACGAAACTGTTTGATACGGGAGGCTCCTTCCATCTCGGAAGCCTCGTAGATTTCTGGATTGATATTGCGGAGTCCTGCGATGAACAGAACAATGTTGAAGCCGATCGTCCACCAGATTGTGATGAAGGCGACCATGGGCATAGCCCAGTATCTGGAAGTGAAAAAGTTGATTCTTTTTGTGTCAAAAGCATCGAGGATCTCTTGAATAATTCCAAATTGCTTAGACAACAACCACGTCCACATTTCAGTGACAACAGTGACGGGTAAGATGTGTGGAATGAAGAAACATGCGAGAATGACTGCCTGAAAAATTGGCCGATGACGAATTACCATCATCGCAAACATCAATCCCAGTAGTGTGTTAGGAACAACTGTCCAGAGTACAAAAACACCTGTGTTACTCAGCGCCTTCCAAAACAGTTTGTCGTTGATCAGCTTGCTGTAGTTTTCTAGGCCAATCCACTCACCTGTGCCGACGAGAGGGGCTTTTTGGAAACTTAGAGTGATCTGGTAGATGGTTGGATAGATTAGGAATAGAGTGTAGGCCAAGATGAATGGTGCAATGAGCACCAAAGCGTACACAATTTCTTCTCGTTTATATTTCATAATGAATTCTGGAAACGGTGCCCGAAGGCACCGTAAGATTGAATGTTATTCGATCTGTGGTTCCAGAGTCTCCTTCATCATTTCAATGGCTTCTTCGGACTCCAACTGACCATTGACCGAAGGCAAGATGAAATTTTGTATAGCATCATAAACAGGCGAGGCTACCCCAGCGATCTTCGACTTGGGATCGAATGCCGCGTTTTCTGCCAAGACGGCATAAGTCGCATTAGGTTCCATCTTCTTATACTCAGCACTGTCTACAATTGGCTTGTAGCCAGGGATATGACCAGCCGTTGCCCAGAATAGACTGTTCTGATTCATCCAAGAGATTACCTTTAGGACAGCTTGGAGTTTCTCCTGGGAGATTGGCTTTCGGTCACTATGAGGGACCGCAAAAGCATGAGAATCTGCCCAGGTTGCGGGCTTATCGTACATAACTGGAATTCGTACAGCACCCCACTCAAAGCCAAGCTTGTCGTTCTTGGAAAGATCCGTAAAGGTTGGAACTTCCCAAACTCCGTTAAAGTGCATGGCAGCTTTGCCGGAAGTGAAGAGTGCAATCGCATCAGGGTAGGCAGTCTCACTAGAAATCAATTCTTCACCAACCCATGATGTAATCTGCGCAGTTACGTTGGCGCAGTTGTCTGCTGGACAGACAGATTTACCAGATATGAACTGGGCTCCGTTGATCTGATTTAACATGGAGTACCACAGTCTCCAAACTGTACCACCATCAGCAGTCGCTAAACTGGCTCCATATTCTGCCCCATTGTCCTTCAGCTTTCTCAACCCAGCCGTGAAATTCGCTACTCCATCCAAATTTGGGAGGCCGTTGCTATTAAGGAGTCCGGCTTTGCCTAGTAAATCCTTATTGTAGTAGAGAACCATCGCATGGATATCAAGGGGGACACCGTATGTTTTGCCGTCAACATTTGCTGCCTCCCAGTTGGCTGGGAAATACTTGTCTGGACCAAGCCCAACACTAGAGAGCTCCGCTGCGCTGAAGGGTCTCAAGATTCCTGTAGGTACTGCTAGTGGAAAGCGAGAAAGGTGGTAGGTCATGATGTCGGGTTGCTCTCCGACAGCAGCCGAGGTTTGGATCTTTGTATAAAAGGGAACTCCCCATTGCAGTGTTGATGCGTTGATCTTGACGTCTGACTGCGAAGTGTTGAATTGCTCAATGAGTGACTTCATTCGCACACCATCGCCACCACCTAAGAAGTCCCACCAAGTCACCTCAGTGGTTGCCATCGCCTGCATTGGTAGAGAGAGTAGAATGGAAGAAGCCAGAGCTAATAAACCTTTTTTCATGTGATAATCCCTGAATGGAGTTATGCCTTAAGCTCGGATTGAAAAAATCGATTCGAACGGATTACCGCCTACATAGAGCCTCCTGTTGATTTGAGTTAATTGAACGCCAACCGGTGCTTCATATCCGTTGACCATTCAAGACGATAGTTCAAGACACGCCCAGAAGCTGAAGGTTGGTCAAGATATCGTTGAAGTTCCGTCACTGAATCTTGAATGATGGAACGTAATGGGATCGCCATGGTATGAATTTCAAGATTGGGATCATTGGTGATCGGTAGTCCATCAAAACTCACTAGAACATGTCGATCACGTAATTCTTTACCAAAGGCGATCATGGCGCTGTGCAATCCAATAGCAGTCCAATCATTTGCTGTAATCAAACCCCGCTTGGTAGTAATCTGATCATTCTTCAAGATCTCCTGTCCGGCACTAAGCCCGCCCGTGTAGTTCATGCGACAGGGGAAATGTTCCAGATCATGACCATGCTCCTCACAAAAATTCTTTGCTCCAAGATAACGGTCTCTAGAAGCTGGAATATGATTGGGACCAACAAAGCAGAAAGACTTGACGCCTAGTGAATACAGATAATTAGCTGCTTGATAGCCGGCATCGAAATTATCCACTTGTAGGATGCTGACTTGGGAACCTGGTTGTGGCTTAGCGTCTAAAAAAATGCCTAAAATCGGAGGCCCTCCCAACCGTTGAGTTGAGATTACTTCATTGCCGGCCATCCCCATTATGATGAGAGCATCCTCTTCTTCGGGTAGCTTGGTATTCTTGTCAATACGCTCAATCACAGAGCGAATTCCTTCATGCTGAAGCGCACCCTGTAGCTGTTCCAATAGCATCGAATAGAAAGGGTCGTTACCAAGCTTCAGTTGCCGATCCACCAAGATTCCGACGGTGGTTAAACGGTCTTTTCGTAGATCTACAGCGTAGTTCCCACTCCCTCGCTGTCGGGTAACAAGTTGCTCACTCTCTAAGCGATCTAACACTTGCCGAATTCTTGCCCGGCTAACTCCTAGATTTACCGCTAAGCTACGTTCACTCGGTAATCGTTGACCAGGATGACGGGTGATCATTTCTTTGATAGTGAGTGCTAACTCGTCCTGCTTCACTAACATGGGCTCTCATACATAGCTGCGGTACGATATTTTTCTGGCGGATCAGATTTATTGATATTCGATGCGTGACAGCCAATGTTTGCCCAATTTCGACCAAAAATAACCAATTATCTTCTCCGTAGTCAAGAATGAAATGAGTTTCTTTAAAAAAAACAGATAAATGATTTTATTAAATAAATTTATCGATCTGTTTTGCAATTATAATTATTATTTATTGATTTATCGATAAATAAAGTAAACCAATTTTAAACCAAATTATGATATTGGTTTTTGTTGGATGAACTGCGCTGAGAACGTGATCTCACTTTGAAGGCAATGTCGTGGGAGTGGTAAGTGTGGACAAAGAAAAAACTTCACCAAATATCAAACAGTGGTGGTTCAGTCTGTTCCAACTCTTGCCAGTCCAGATCTAAGCCCAGACCAGTTTTGGAACTACTAGATACTTTGCCGCTTGGATTAACTTGGAGAGGTTGACTGGAAGGAATGAGGAAGTCCTGCTGGGGTACCGCGATTTCAAAATACTCACCACAGCCAGTACCTAGGCCAACTTGTAGAGTCGCAGCTGTTGAAATAGGACTTCCCCAGGCTACTAATTCTAAACCCAAACCTAGAGCAGTAGTGATGTTTGTGATCTTCAATAGTGGAGTAATTCCACCACTCATTGCAAGGTCAACGCGCGCTGTGTTCCAACAGCCTGTAGGAAGCATCACGGCAAGTTCCTCTGGTTCAACCACACTCAAGCCAGCTGGAAGGATCTGAAGCTCAGTTGACTGGCAGAGCTTTCGATAATCTGAGTAGTTTCGATCTGGCAATGGAGCTTCCAGCCAAATAAAGCCAGCTCCCTGCATGTGTTCGGCAACTTGGAGAGCCCCTGGCAGATCGTAGCCACACTCTGCATCAAACATGAATCCGAATTGCTGCTCCTGGAACTCCCGAGCGATTGTTTTGATCAGTTTTATGTCTGGATCAGGAACACACTCATTATGAAACTTGAAAGTAGTAAGGCCTAGCTGAGCAAGTTGACGGATGAACTCCACGTTTGCAGTTGGATTTTCAAGAACAGGAATACTCGCATAGGCTTGTAGAACGTCACGTTTTCCACCAAGTAGGCTTGATAAAGGCAGATCATTTTGCTTTGCTCGCAGATCCCACATCGCAATATCCAGGGTCGCAATTGCACTGTTGTGGATATACGGACGACGCTCTGCCATCCACAGCCAGTTTTCTTCAACCCGAAGTCCATCTTTTCCAAGCAAACCCCTGAGCAATGGTTTCATGCTATACGCGATGCTCAGATCAATATCTCGTTCGCTACAACTGCTGACCGCACCGATCCCGGTTTGTCCATCTTTTGTTTCGAGACGAACGAGCGTGTCTGTGTTGGTCATCTCTGGCATCCAGGCAGACCAAGAATATTCTTTGGAGCCATATTGGATAGCATAGACTCGAATACGCTCAATCAAAGAAGTAGAAAATTCCAGTTGCTTCTGAAGTGTCTCTGTCACTTGTACCTACAAAAATAGTTGAAAAGTGATGGTAGTGTTCCACTCTCTAAAGGTTTGCCTGAAAGAAAACTAGTGTTTTCTCCCCCGACTCTCCTCTGCGTTTAGCAAGAATTCTAGTAAATAGGTGGGTAGATCCAAAACATGATCCAACCCCCCTAGAGGAGAGCTGCCATGAGAAATCCAATTATCAGAAATACCGCGCTGTTCCTAATGACTGGTGCGATGGAAGATCATCAGCGAAAGTTAGCCAAGAAAGTAGAAATCAAAAGGCTAGAGGAAGAAAAGGCAAAGAATGAGGAGAGCTACGGGTGGCAGTTGAGTGGGCCCACTTTCACCAGAGAGCGAGATCTAGTGAGCCAGATCCTAAAAGAATTTTCAGTTGGTGTGAAACCAGCCCACTGATTCAAAGTAGAAATGCCAACACCAGTGGATGGTTTTCTTCGCTGGCGCTAATGATGGAGCGTTAAACTTTTAAAAATAAATGATCTCTTGAAAACCAAGTTGGTAATCAATCCTTTCCACGATCCGGTCTGACTCATCTAAGTTCCTATCTTGATTTCTACAGACCAAATCCCAAGGGAAATCCTGCAATTTTAAGAACTTGCGAACACCCCACCCCGCATTGAGGATTCAATTTTCATGGGCATTTCCGTCGCAGCTTGCGCCCGGATCTCAGCAATACGCTGTTGTGCTGCCGTTGCGGTCTCTTCGCTATCGTAGGTAGTGATTACTGCAAAGCTCAATTCTCCCGTCTGCACCATCTTGACAGAAGATGCTCCCATGGACATCACCAGGGGGACATACTTCTCACGCGCTAAAGTTTTCGTTCCATCGCTCTATTCCGTTATATTCCGAAGTGAAATTGTAACGTAGGATATAATGCTTCTCTTCTCCGTATAAGTGTTCTCAGAATAAACCATCAGGATCAACATTCAGATAGCCTTGATTCATTTTCTAGATCAGGGGTCCACCCCCTTCCAGAGAACTCCTCTTGCTGATCATGAGACCTTTACAAGCTGACTATCAAGAAGACTTCTTCCTGCCATTGAGTCAATAGAAATTAAGTTTCTTCGGCAAATGAGCTGTTACTTTTTGGTAAAGCCGCACTTTGGAAAAAGTCTTACCGGATGCTTTTTCATAAAGCCAGAAGGATCCTCAGAAAATACATACCGGATGCTTTAAAATTTTTTGCTAGATTTGACACTCGTCAATTAAATCCATTCTTCCAGCCCATATAATGATCTCAAAGCAAGACTCCAGAGCTTGCATTTCCTGCAACTGAATCCAAGGAGGTCCAAATGACGAGCTTCAACCAGTTGGGCAAATTGATGGTTGTGATGGGAATTCTGTTTGTCTTGGGAGCTGGTTTTGTGCTTTACAAGATTCAGGATGGGTATGATTCGCTACAAGCCTTCAGTGCTGCTCAAAATGTTGTCTTGAAGTACAACGAGCAGGGAAAATTGCTGGATCGTGGAAAGCCTGAAGTAGCCCAGAAGATCTTGCGTCTTTTTACTGAGGACTGGGGCTATCCGGTAGTCGAATCAGAACTGGATCCGAATGATCTCCTTGTGAATACTGCTTCCGAGTACATGTAACAGATGGCAGTGATTGGCTACCACGTGCTACATGGCAACCACGAAGGTGTCCTGACAGAAAATCAAGAGTACAAGGGTAAAGTCTATCTGGCAGGATCTTATGAGGTTCCTGTGAATGGGCGTTACTGGACTGGTTTTGATCGGATGCATCCGCTGGATGGGAAGGTTCGTGAAATGGCATGGAGTGGAGTGGCTCACAGCCTGATTGCTGAACTTGGAGTCGGCACTGTCACCGCTTCTACTCTTCAATTAGGGTTGACTGTAGCAGTCTTGATGGCTGGCTTGGGTGGTTATTGATTTTGTTGAGATCCGGACTGCAATGGGCTAACTGCTCTGTGGAATTAGCTCCAAAAGCCCGTGCATCTAAACCAAGAGTGCTCAAAGCAGATGGAAGTTCTGCCTTGGCTGTCTGAAAGCTAGCAGATTCAAACTATCTTCAGAAAGGTACTTTAGATGTTTTGATTAGAACAGAATTTACAGAAAGGAGAAGTAGGAGAAGATTAGATCAGAGAGCAACCTCGATTTACTTTAGCTCGCCATAGAAAATTCAACCATGCGTCGGCTGCGTCGGCGCTCTTGTGGAGTAGGGTTGTAAATCATCTCCCCGAAGCGATTGATGATAGCAACACGCTCTTGGACAGCGATACTTCTTGCTTGTCGGAGAACGCTGTCAAAGTCCAGCCCCTCCTGGTTTTCAGTATAATGGATGATATCCGCCAACAACGCGGCAGGAGATTGTCCAATATACTGATTTTCTAGGAGATCCTCGATTTTGTTGACACTGTTGAGTAGACTGCTCATGTTCCCTCTTTAAAATTTGTCAGATTAATAAAATTTTGTTTCTGAAATTTGCCTTCCAGCTCAGATCATCTCCGGTCGGTATTTGTTCCAGGCAAACTCCCAGAAATCGACACTACAACTCAGTTGTGGGGGGATACTTGGATTACGTCCTTCTACTCCCCTACTAGTAACTGTACCATCCCCAAGCCGATATCCCTGTAAGCGCGCATCGACCTCTAGCTTGAAGAAAGCCTCTTTGTCCGTGCGTTTAAGCTGGCTGACGACTTTCTTTTCAGTGACCGCACAAGGGTTGACCTGAAAACCTTTGCTTGGGACCACATAACCAATGACTGCCAGGCCCAGTAAGAAGACGGTGAGTGCTGTTTTCATTTGATTTTCTCGTTATGAGTTAGTGATTCAATTCTCTTTGAGGAGAATGTTTTTGAAGCAGTTTGGAAGCCGTTCCGTTATCTAGTGACTTAAAAGTCACAAAAAATGATATTATATGTCAACATAAAATTAATATTTTTATGAAAAATAAACATATACTACTGTAATTATACGTATTAATTTTAAAAAAAAATTAATTTTTAATAAAAATATATTTTTTTAATAAATAAATAATATTTGGATTGATCTGAGATGTCTCTCCAACAGCTATTTCTTTTCTTGCCGTACAACAAATCCAACCTTAGGATTCTTGATCAAAAATCAGAGTGAGTGATGCCCACACTCTGAAGTGACGATTTACCTTCTCTGAGTACGGTATGACCTCCATTGATGGTTTTGAGATTTTAGTATCCTCACCAGTGTTCTTTTGGGTGATGGCTGGACTAGCAGTGTTGGCGGTGACTATCTCCAAGTCTGGCTTTGGGGGAGCTTTGGGGTCCCTGAGTTTACCGTTGCTCCTCTTTATCTTACCTCCCAAGATTGCTCTGGGCGTGCTGCTACCTTTGTTTTTGATTACAGATGTATGGGTAGTGTACATTTGGCGCCGCATGTTGGATCGTCGAATTCTGATGATCATGTGTGGCTTTGGCCTTCTCGGACAGTTGCTTGGTTGGCTACTTTTTGATTGCCTGAGCGATCGCCTGCTCACATCGCTGATTGGACTGATTGCCATTATCACGGCTATGAACTATGGCTGGCGTCGCGTACGACCAGGTAAGCGCACTTCGGCCGAGATTGCTGTACTGGTAGCAAAGAGAATCTGGCAAAGAGGGTTTGTTTGGTGTGGCCTGTCGGGGGTCTCTAGTTTTGTATCGCTTTCCGGTGGGATTCCTGCCCAGATCTTTCTGTTACCTCATGGACTAGTTCGGCAAGCATTTGTTGGTACGTTGAGCGTCTATTTTTTTGTAATCAATATCGCCAAGATCCCTTTTTACGTGGAAATTGGTATCTTCACAGGAGAGACGATTCAGATCTCTCTGTGGTTGGTGCTAGTGATTCCGGTGGGTGTGTTGATTGGCAGGTGGCTAAATCAGAACATGAGTGACCAGATCTTTTACGATATCAGTCATCTCGCTCTATTGGGGATGGGTGGTAGGTTGCTCTTCAGTGCATTGTAATTGGTAGCATCCTTCAGGGACGACGTTTGAAACCTTCATCTTCCCAGGTAAGGAAGCGAGTTCCAATCACTTCTGCAGTATCATTCACGACAACGAAGGCATCGGGATCTGTTTCGAAGAGATGTTGCTTGAGACGCCCAAGTTCTAATAAATTGATTACAGTGTAAACAACTCGTTTCGAAGCTTGAGAATGAGATCCTTCAGCAAGGAAGTAGGTGGCTCCTCGGTCAATTTTCCGAATGGCTTGGTGCACAACCTCTTCAGGATGTTCTGTGATGATGAAGACAGACTTGCGCTGTGAAAAGCCCGTCAGTACGCGCTGCATAACCCAGGAAAATACAAACATATAAATTCCGGTGTAGAGCGCAATGTCCAAATTATAGAGCACCGCATTGGTGCTCAGAACGGTCAGGTTAATCACATTGAAGGTAGTACCAATTGGGATGGCAAAACGTTTTTTCAGAACTGTGCCGAGAATATCCATTCCTCCAATGGACCCACCAAGTCGCAAATAGAGTCCGGCTCCGATTCCACTGAGAACACCCGCCAAGATTGCGGCTGTCAAGGGATCCTTCGCCTCAATGGGCACATGAATCCACTCTAGTGCCAGAGAATAGATCAGCATTCCGCAGAGACTCAGCATAATATAGCGCAGGGAAAACTCTCTAAAGCCAACAATGAAGATTGGAATGTTGATCAAGGCATATAGAATTCCCAAAGATATCTGGTCAGTGAGCGAATAAATCAGCAGGGCCAAACCAGTTGCACCTCCAGCGAAATAATTCTGAGGGATGAGAATTGCGTTTACCACAGCGCCGAAGATGGCACACCCAATCCCCATCATCAGCAAGGTGTACCAGAAGCGCCAGGAGCGTAGATCGTTAAGCAACTCTTGAATCTGTTCCTTCATTTTTGTTTATAGGCAAAGCGTCGTTTTGCAGAAATGATGTTTCCTATTCTGAGCTCTATAAATTAGC from SAR324 cluster bacterium includes these protein-coding regions:
- a CDS encoding YitT family protein, producing the protein MKEQIQELLNDLRSWRFWYTLLMMGIGCAIFGAVVNAILIPQNYFAGGATGLALLIYSLTDQISLGILYALINIPIFIVGFREFSLRYIMLSLCGMLIYSLALEWIHVPIEAKDPLTAAILAGVLSGIGAGLYLRLGGSIGGMDILGTVLKKRFAIPIGTTFNVINLTVLSTNAVLYNLDIALYTGIYMFVFSWVMQRVLTGFSQRKSVFIITEHPEEVVHQAIRKIDRGATYFLAEGSHSQASKRVVYTVINLLELGRLKQHLFETDPDAFVVVNDTAEVIGTRFLTWEDEGFKRRP